In the Streptomyces cinnamoneus genome, CCCGTGATCACGATCTTGGAGTCGAAGCCGAGCCGGGTGAGGAACATCTTCATCTGCTCGGGGCTCGTGTTCTGGGCCTCGTCGAGGATGATGAACGCGTCGTTGAGGGTGTTGTGTGTGAGCAGGTAGTCCTGCGTGACGTACAGCGAGTCCTCCGCCGCGACCTGGATGCAGACAGCCTCCTCACGGCCCGCGGGCTCGATGCTGTCGATGAAGCGCATCGGGCGCCCGCCGCCTCCGGACGCACGGTATTTCTCGGCCTTGCGGGCGAGGCGGAACGGCTCGAGGCCCTCGGGAAGCCGGATGTCGACGATGTGGGCGTCGTGGCGGTGGTGGACGTCGCGGCCCCTCGCCCTTCCCGGGGTCCTGCCCTCGGCCGCCCGGCGACGGGTGTACGCGACACCGCCCAGCGATCGGACCAGTGAGATCACATCGTCCCGCAGCATGATCGACGTGGTCGTGTACTGGATGCGGCATGTACGGCCGGCTTGCGCGATCGGACCGCCGTCGGAGTCCAGCAGCCCTTGGAGAACACCCAGGCGAACCTCGGCAGAGTTGCGGAGGTACTCGTCCGGGATGAATTTCGAGTGCGACCGTGTGCCGACCAGGTCCATGGTTCGCAGCAGTCCGGTGACCGGGTTCTCCAGAGTGACCACGTCACCCGGCGCCTTCACTCGGTTCAGGGTGTAGTCGGCCCCGCTCTTCCAACGCACCTGGATGCCCGGCAGGGCCGCTTCCAGGGCGGAGGCAAGCTCCGGGTCTTCCGTGGAGAAGGCAGGGGTCGTACGGCCCGTGAGGCAACCGTCACCCAGCAGAAGCCCCAGGGCGTAGGGGTCCATTGGGACCTCGCGCTCCGGGAAGCACACCGGCGCCGTGAGCATCGGCAGCTCGTACCGCCGGGCGTGCGCGGCACGCAGTTTGCCGATCATCTCCTGGGTCTCCAGGACCCGCCACGGCTTGTCGCGGCGCTTGTCCGCGGCTGTACGGACCGTCCACAGATGCTCGCCGCAGCACAGGGTCCAGGAACCGTCCTGGGCGGTGACACGGTAGATGTCCTTCTCGCCTTGCGGGTACACGCCCAGGACCGGGGTCGGCTCACCGTTCGAGCCAATGACCAGGTCACCGACCTGGAGGTCGCCGATGGGACGCCAGCCATCCGGGGTCAGGACGTTCGTGAAGACAGGCTGCGCCCTTCCACGCATGTACGCCAGCGGCGCGACCTCGATCGTCCCCGCCGCCATCAGCCGCGGGATCGAGTCCGGGTCCAGCATGTCGTGCAGGGCGTCGTAGAGCGGCCGCAGATAGGGATCGATCTTCTCGTAGAGCGTGCCGGGCAGGAAGCCCAGGCGCTCGCCCGCCTCGACGGCCGGGCGGGTGAGGATGATCCGGTTGACCTGCTTGGACTGAAGGGCCTGGACGGCCTTGGCCATGGCCAGGTAGGTCTTGCCGGTGCCGGCGGGGCCGATGCCGAAGACGACCGTGTGCTTGTCGATCGCGTCGACGTAGCGCTTCTGGTTGAGCGTCTTGGGGCGGATGGTGCGGCCCCGGCTGGAGAGGATGTTCTGGGTGAGGACCTCGGCGGGGGTCTCGACCCCCTTCGCCTCGTCCCTGAGCATGGCGATCGAGCGTTCCACCGCGTCCTCCGTCATCGGCTGCCCGGTGCGGAGCACCAGCATCATCTCTGCGAACAGCCGCTGGACGAGGGCGACTTCCCGCGCTCCCCCGGCGACGCTGATCTCGTTCCCCCGTACGTGGATGTCCGTCGACGGGAAGGCGTTCTCAATGACGCGCAGGAGGGCGTCCCCGGAGCCCAGGACCGTCACCATGGGGTGCTTGGCCGGGACGGTGAAGTGTGCTGTCGCCTGCGCTCGTGTCGGTGTCTGAGTCATGGGCCGGCACTGAAGGCCTGCTCATCCCCTTCTTTCCTGCGTTCCCGTGTCCGGGAACCTTGGAATACCAAGGGTACGACGGTGCCCCGGCGGGCCCGAGGGGTTTTACGGGCCGGCCGCCGGGCGTCACCGTCGGCTACGGGCAGCGGAAGCCCAGCGTGGGCACCGCCCGGCGCAGCGGCCAGGGCCGGGCCGCGGCGGGCAGGACGCCGTCGAGGAAGGCGTAGCGGCGCAGGGTCGAGCGGGTCTGGTCGTCGAAGGACCGCACGTGCTGCCACCAGGCGGCGATCTCCACCCACCCGGGTGCCGAGAGCGACCCGCCGAACTCCTGTACGGACAGGGCGGCGGTCAGCCCGGCGAAGGCCAGCCGGTCCGCGAGCGGCCAGCCGGCGAGGGTGCCGGTGACGAAGCCGGCCACGAACACGTCCCCGGCGCCGGTCGGGTCCAGCGCCTCCACCGCGATGGCCGGCACCTCGGCGCTCTCGCCCGTGCCCCCGTCCACCGCGTAGGCGCCGCGCTCCCCCATCGTCACCACGGCGACCGGCACCTTGTCCGCGAGGGCGCGGGCCGCGGCGCGCGGGTCGTCGGTGCGGGTGTAGCGCATGGCCTCCTCGGCGTTGGGCAGGAACGCCTCGCAGTGCTCCAGGTCGGCGAGGTCCGCCGGGTCCCAGCGGCCGGTCTCGTCCCAGCCCACGTCGGCGAAGACCCGGCTGCCCCGGCGGGCCGCCGTCGCGATCCACTCCTCCTGCCGGCCGGGCACGAGCAGCGCCACGCAGCCGCGCGCCGGCGGCGGGCACTCGGGGGCGGGCTCCTCGGGCGGCGGGGCCTCGTGGCCGTGGGAGACCATCGTGCGCTCCCCCTCGTACGCCATGGACACGGTGACCGGCGAGTGCCAGCCGGGGACCGTGCGCGAGAGGCTGAGGTCGATGCCCTCGCCGCGCGAGAGGGACTCCCAGCAGTACTCGCCGTACATGTCGTCGCCGAAGGCCGCCGCGAGCGAGGTGCGCAGGCCCAGCCGCGCCAGCGCGGTGGCCATGTTGGCGATGCCGCCGGGGCTGGAGCCCATGCCGCGCGCCCACGACTCGGTGCCGCGCACCGGGGCGGAGTCCAGGCCCGTGAAGATGATGTCGAGGAAGACGGTCCCGGTCAGATAGACGTCCGTCAGCGGGTCGCTCTCGGAACGGACCTCGGCGAGCGGGTCGAGCACGGGGGCCGCCCCCTCGAAGCGCTCTTCGGGGCTGCCGGCCGGGTGGGGCGAAGGGACCGTCATGCTCGCTCGTTGCTCCTCTCGGGGATGCACGGGTGCGGGTCCGGACAGTGTGCCCGATGCTGCGGTACGTTCCGCCCATGAGGCTGACGATTCTGGGCGGTGGCGGGTTTAGGGTGCCTCTGGTGCACCGGGCCCTGTTGGAGGACGCCCGGCGCGGCGCGCCGGGCCGGTGCACCGAACTGGTGCTGCACGACACCGATTCGGCGCGCATGAGAGTGATCGCCGCCGTGCTCGAGGCCCGGGCGGCCGGGGTGCCGGGCGCCCCCTCCGTACGGATGACCGACGACCTGGACGACGCCGTGCGCGGCGCGGACTTCGTCTTCTCCGCGATCCGTGTGGGCGGCACGGCCGGACGCGTGCTGGACGAGCGCGTTCCGCTCGCCGAGGGCGTGTTGGGCCAGGAGACGGTCGGCGCGGGCGGCGTGCTCTACGGGCTGCGGACCGTCCCGGTGGCGCTGCGCATCGCGGAGCGGATCGCGGAACTGGCCCCCGAGGCCTGGGTCATCAACTTCACCAACCCGGCCGGCCTGGTCACCGAGGCGATGTCCGCCGCACTGGGTGAACGGGTGATCGGCATCTGCGACTCACCCGTCGGGCTGGTCCGCCGCGCCGCGCGGGCGGCGGGCGCGGACCCCGAGCGGGTCGGCTACGACTACGTGGGCCTCAACCACCTGGGCTGGCTGCGCGGCCTGTCGGTCGACGGGCGCGAGCTGCTGCCGGGGCTGCTGGCGGACGACGGGGCCCTCGCCTCCTTCGAGGAGGGCAAGCTCTTCGGCGCGCGGTGGCTGCGGGCGTTGGGCGCCCTGCCGAACGAATACCTGCACTACTACTACTTCCGGCGCGAGACGCTGGCGTCGGTGCGGGAGGCCGCGCAGACCCGCGGCGAGTTCCTCGACCGGCAGCAGGGCGACTTCTTCACGGGCGCCACCGCCGAGCCCCACCGGGCGTCCGAGCTGTGGGAGCGGGCGCGGCTGCGCCGCGAGGAGACGTACATGGCCGAGAGCCGGGCGGCCAGCGGCGGCTGGGAGCGGGACTCCTGCGACCTGGAGGGCGGCGGCTACGACCGGGTGGCGGTCGCCCTGATGCGGGCGATCGCCGGTGACGAGAGCACGCGCCTGATCCTCAACGTGCCCAACGGCACGACCGTCCCGGCGCTGGCGCCCGAGACGATCGTCGAGACGGTCTGCGACGTGAGCGCGAAGGGTGCGCACCCGGTGCCGTGCGCTCCGCTGCGGGAGGACCAGCTGGGGCTGATGCTCCAGCTCAAGGCCGTCGAGCGGGCGACGATCGAGGCGGCGCTCCGGCCCGGCTCCGACGCGGCCCTGCGGGCCCTGGCCCTGCACCCGCTGGTGGACTCCCCGGCGGTGGCGGCCCGCATCCTGGAGCGGGCCGGGCACTGACGGCCCGGCCGCCCGAGAGGCCCCCTAGAAGACCACCACCGACCGCAGCACGTCACCCGCGTGCATGCGCTCGAACGCCTTCTCGACGTCCCCGAGGCCGATGGTCTCCGTCACGAACGCGCCCAGGTCCAGCCGCCCCTGCTGGTGCAGGTCGATCAGCATCGGGAAGTCGCGCGAGGGCAGGCAGTCGCCGTACCAGGAGGACTTCAGCGCGCCGCCCCGCCCGAAGACGTCCAGCAGCGGCAGCTCCAGCGTCATCTCCGGCGTCGGGACGCCGACCAGGACGACCGTGCCGGCCAGGTCGCGGGCGTAGAACGCCTGCTTGTACGTCTCCGGCCGGCCGACCGCCTCGATGACGACGTCCGCGCCGAAGCCGCCGGTCAGCTCGCGGATCGCCTCGACCGGGTCGGTCGTGCGGGAGTTGACGGTGTGGGTCGCGCCCATCCGCAGCGCGGTCTCCAGCTTGCGGTCGTCGATGTCGACGGCGACGATCCGGGCCGCGCCCGCCAGCCGGGAGCCGGCGATGGCCGCGTCGCCGACACCGCCGCAGCCGATGACGGCGACGGAGTCGCCGCGCCCCACCCCGCCGGTGTTGATCGCGGCGCCGATGCCGGCCATCACACCGCAGCCGAGCAGGCCCGCGACGGCCGGGGAGACCCCGGGGTCGACCTTGGTGCACTGGCCGGCCGCGACGAGGGTCTTCTCCGCGAAGGCGCCGATGCCCAGGGCCGGGGACAGCTCCGTGCCGTCCTTGAGCGTCATCTTCTGCCGGGCGTTGTGGGTGTCGAAGCAGTACTGCGGACGCCCCCGCTTGCAGGCCCGGCACTGGCCGCAGACGGCGCGCCAGTTCAGGACGACGAAGTCGCCGGGCGCCACCTCGCTCACGCCCTCGCCGACGGCCTCGACGACGCCCGCCGCCTCGTGGCCGAGGAGGAAGGGGAAGTCGTCGTTGATGCCGCCCTGCTTGTAGTGCAGGTCGGTGTGGCACACGCCGCACGCCTGGACCTTCACCACGGCCTCGCCCGGTCCCGGGTCCGGGATGACGATCGTCTCCACCCGGACCGGCTGGTTCTTCCCCGGTGCGATGACTCCGCGTACTTCCTGCGCCATGCTTCGCGCCCCACCCTTCGTGTCGCTGGTCTGCCCACCCACCGTACGCCCGGGGTGGCTTCTGCGCGCGTAGAGGTCCCTTGACCAGGCACGGTCAAGGGCTTAGCTTCGCGAGGCACCTTCCTTGTTACCCAGGAGTCATAACGTGTCGTCCCCCTCCCCGAAGTCCAAGCGTCTCCGCGTGGCCGCGGCCGTGGCCGCCGTCGCCGCCGGTGCCGGTCTCTACACGGCGGGCGCCGCCACCGCCGAGCACTCGGTGCCGCGCTCGGACAAGGAGATCCCGAACCTCACCCAGGTCCAGGACAAGATCAAGGCGTACTACGGCGACACCGTGGACGCGTCCGGCCAGCACTACGCCTCGGCGGACGGCAACTACGCCAAGCAGGTCGCCGGCATCGAGAAGAAGGCCAAGGCCCAGCTCGAGAAGGTCGTCAAGAGCAAGAACCACAAGGGCGGCAAGCCCGCCATCGTCCTCGACCTGGACGACACCACCCTGCTCACCTACAACTACGAGCTCCAGCAGGGCTTCCACTTCACGCCCGAGTCGCAGGACGCGTACCTGAAGTCCACCGACATGGCCCCCGTCTTCGGCATGCCCACGCTCGTCAACTGGGCCCAGTCCAAGGGCATCGAGGTCTTCTACGTCACCGGCCGCGGCGAGCACCAGCGCGAGTGGAGCGCCCGCAACCTCAAGAACGTCGGCTACAAGCCCGTCGCCGACACCACGCACTTCTTCCTGAAGAACAAGCAGAACCCGCCGGCGTACCTGCCGTGCGGCGCGAAGTGCACCACCGTCGAGTACAAGGCGGGCACCCGCAAGTACATCGAGTCCAAGGGCTTCGACATCGTCGCCAACTTCGGCGACCAGTACAGCGACCTGCAGGGCGGTCACGCCGACCGCACCTACAAGATGCCGAACCCCATGTACTACCTGCCGTAGGGCGCACCGGGCGGGACCGCGTCCGGCGGTTCCGCCCCCTCGGCCCGCTTCAGGTGCGGGCCTTCCGCAGCCGCTGGCACCCCCGCAGTGCGTCACCGTCGCAGTCGCACACCTCGAACCACACGTTCTTGACGCCGTAGTGGACGGCGTCCCGGCCGGCGCGCTGTCCCCGGTCCGGGTGGTCGGCCAGGACGGCCGTGTGCCGGCCGTGGCGGTCCTCGTAGTGCATGAGCAGCCGCCCGCCCCAGCCGTCGTCGTAGGCCTCGCGGTCGTCGCGGGAGTACGGCATCACGTACTCGACGCCGTACCAGCCGTCCCCGGTGTCCCAGTACCGGTACCCGACGCTGGCGATCGTCGCGCCCTTGGTGCTTCTGCCCTCGAAGAGGCTGAACCCGCCGGCGCGGCCCGGTGTGGCACTCGCCGCCGGGCTCGCGCCCCGGGAGCGTTCACCGCCGCCCGCCCGGTGGGCGGCCACGGCGAAGCCCCAGCAGGCCAGCCCCAGCACGGCTGCCAGCGCGGGCAGCCACAGCAGCCGGGACCGTGCCCCCGCTCGCGGCGCCGCGCGCCCGGCGTCGTCCGGCACCGGGCCGGCCGCGGCGGCCCGCTCCCGGGCCTCCAGCCACGCCCCCAGCCGCGCCCCGTCACCGCACGCCACCACGAACGCCTTCAGGACCTCGGCCCGCGGCACCGCGTCCCGGGCGAGCACGGCGGAGACGGTGCTGCGCGGCAGCGCCATCCCCTGCTCGGCGGCGCGCTGCTGCAAGCGGCGGTAGGTGAGCCCGGAGCGTTCCCTCAGCTCCCGCATGAGGGCCACCAGAGCTGCCGCGTCACGCGCCTGTGTCGGATCCGGTCCCCCGGGCTCGGCCATGGGCACATGCTCGGCAGCTACCCGTGGGTCCGCAATCCCGGTCTTCCGTCACAGCGGGACCCGGCGAAGGGCTCCGGGCCCCGGCTCCCGCCGTACGTGCCGCCCGCCGGCGTCACCGCCGCTTCGGCACCGGCACCCGCATCAGGTCGCGGGCGACGGTCAGCTCGCCCTCGAAGCCCGCCGCCCGGGCCTGCCGCTCGAAGACGGCCGGGTCGTCGTAGCGCTGGGAGAAGTGCGTCAGCACCAGGTGCCGCACGCCCGCTTCCACGGCGACGCGGGCGGCCTGGCCCGCCGTGAGGTGGCCGTGCTCGCCGGCCAGGGTCTCGTCCTCGTCGACGAACGTCGACTCGATGACCAGCATGTCGCAGCCCTCGGCCAGCTCGTGGACGCCCGCGCACAGGCGGGTGTCCATCACGAACGCGAAGCGCTGGCCGCGCCGCACCTCGCTCACCTCGTCCAGGGTGACCCCGCCGACGGAGCCCTCGCGCTGGAGCCGGCCCACGTCGGGGCCGCTGACGCCGCGCTCGGCCAGCCGCTCGGGCAGCATGCGCCGGCCGTCGGGCTCGACGAGGCGGTAGCCGTAGGACTCCACGGGGTGCGAGAGCCTGCGGGCCTCAAGGACGTACGAGCCCGTCCGGGCGAGCACGGCGCCCGTGCCGGCGACGGGCTCCTCGGTGAGCTTCACCGTCTCCTTGTACGCCGTGGCGTACCGCAGCCGTTCGAAGAAGCGCCGGCCGCTGGCGGGGTAGTGCGCGGTGACCGGGTGGGGCACCCGGTCGAGGTTGATGCGCTGGACCACGCCGGCGACGCCCAGGGAGTGGTCACCGTGGAAGTGGGTGACGCAGATCCGGTTGAGGTCGTGGGCGGCCACCCCGGCGCGCAGCATCTGCCGCTGGGTGCCCTCGCCCGGGTCGAAGAGGATGCCCTCGCCGTCCCAGAGCAGGACGTAGCCGTTGTGGTTGCGGTGGCGCGTCGGCACCTGGCTGGCGGTGCCGAGCACGACGAGTTCGCGTACGGACAAGGCTTAGCCCGGAGGCCAGTTGAAGCCGCGGCCGCCCAGGACGTGGGCGTGGGCGTGGAAGACGGTCTGCCCGGCGCCGGCCCCGGTGTTGAAGACGATACGGAAGCCGCTGTCCCCGTTCTCCTGGAGGGCGACCTCGCCCGCCTCGCGCAGCACGTCGGCGGCGACGGCCGGCTCAGCGGCGGCCAGGGAGGCGGCGTCGGGGTAGTGCACCTTGGGGATCACCAGGACGTGGACGGGCGCCTGGGGGTTGATGTCACGGAACGCGACGGTCGTCTCGGTCTCCTTGACGACGGTCGCGGGCACGTCCCCCTTGACGATTTTGCAGAACAGGCAGTCCGCCTGCGGTTCTCCCGCCACCGGTGGGCTCCTCACGGGTCGTCGGCTCGTACAGCCCGGATGTTACCGGGCCGTCCGTGCGACCTGGGGCACCCGGCCCGCTACTTCCCCTGCGGATGGCCGGTGGAGCCCGGCCCGTGCGACGCGGCGGGGCAGTCGGGGCTCGCGGACGGAGGCCGGCTGGGCGGGGGCGGCGGACCTCCGCTGGCCCCGCTGCCACCGCTCCCCTTGGAGCAGTCGCCGAGCACGCTGAGCGAGAACACCGTCTTCCCGTCGACCTTGGCGGTCAGCAGCCCGCGGACGCAGGCGTCGGTGTCCATGCCGGTCACCTTGCCGTAGACGATGATCTTCTTGCCGGCGCCGGTGCGCCCCTCGCAGTCCACGCCGACGATCGTGACGGGCTGGGTGGCGCCGGAGTCGTCCTTGCCGCCGTTCTCCGCCTTGCCCCGGCAGCTCAGCCAGTTGACGTCGACGTCCGCGTGGCGGAGCGCGAGGGAGGCCTGTCGCTGGGTCGTGAGCGCGACGGTCGCCGAGTCGAGGCCGCCGGTGGGATCGCAGCCGGTGAGTCCCACGACGGCCGCGGCCGTCAGCACCGCGGCACCCGAGGCGTACCCCAGGCGGCGGGCCGGCAGCGGCCTCGGCAGGGGGACGCGCATGCGTATGCGCCCGAACGCACCCATGGGGTGGAGTGTCCCACTGGCCCGTTCCGTACGGAAGAACGCCCTTCGGCCATGACTGGTCACCCCCAGCGGCTTCCCCGGCACGCGAGGGCCTATGCCAACTTGGCGTGATGGAAGTGGAGTTCGTTGGGAAACACAGGATTTATCGTTTCCGCACCTGAGTTTCACCTTCCCCCCTTACTCTCTCCCGAAGGGGAGAAACACGCGTTGCTCGGGGAGGCGCGTGAGGGGGGAGATCCGGAAGCGCGCGTTCGAGCGCGTCCAGGGCTCCGGCAACGTCGCAGCGCTTCCGTGATGCTCTCTAGGGGGGAATTCCTTGCTCGTTTCCATGCTCGTCTGCGTGGTGTCACTGGCCCTCTTCCAGATGGCCGCCTTCACGCTCTGGTGGCAGATGCACGCCTGGCGCACGCCCGAGACGCTCGCGGCCACGCGCTTCGCCCGGCCCAGCGGCGAGGGCGCCCTGTCCTTCTCCCTGCTCGTGCCCGCGCGGCACGAACAGGCCGTCCTGGAGCACACCGTCACCCGGCTGCTGCGCTCCACCCATGCCCGCTTCGAGGTGCTGGTCATCGTGGGCCACGACGACCCGGGGACCACGGAGGTCGCCGAGCGGGTGGCCGCGACCGCGCCCCACCGGGTGCGCGTGATCGTGGACACCCATCCGGAGAAGAACAAGCCCAAGGCGCTCAACACCGCGCTCCCGCACTGCCTCGGCGACGTCGTCGGCGTCTTCGACGCCGAGGACCAGGTCCATCCCGAGCTGCTCGCCCACGTCGACCACGCCTTCCGGGCGACCGGCGCGGACGTGGTGCAGGGCGGCGTGCAGCTCATCGACTTCCACTCCAGCTGGTACAGCCTGCGCAACTGCCTGGAGTACTTCTTCTGGTTCCGCAGCCGGCTGCACCTCCACGCGGAGAAAGGTTTCATCCCGCTGGGCGGCAACACCGTCTTCGTGCGGACGGAGGTCCTGCGCGAGGCCGGCGGCTGGGACCCCGGGTGTCTGGCCGAGGACTGCGACCTGGGCGTGCGGCTGTCCAGCAAGGGCAAGAAGGTCGTGGTCGCGTACGACTCCGAGATGGTCACCCGCGAGGAGACGCCCGGCACCCTGATGTGCCTGCTCAAGCAGCGCACCCGCTGGAACCAGGGATTCCTCCAGGTGTACAGGAAGCGGGACTGGCGCCGGCTGCCCACCGTCGCCCAGCGGATGCTCGCCCGCTACACCCTGATGACGCCCTTCTTCCAGGCGTTCACGGGCGTGATCGTCCCGATCAACGTCGCCGTCGCGCTCTTCCTCGACGTCCCCGTCGGCGTCGCCGTGGTGACCTTCCTGCCGGCCGTCACCGCGCTGGTGACCTTCGTCTTCGAGATCGTCGGACTGCACGACTTCGGCGTCCAGTACGGGCTGCGCGTGCGCTTCGTCCACTACCTCAAGCTCGTCGTCGGCGGCCCCTTCTACCAGCTCCTCCTCGCCGGTGCCGCGATCCGCGCGGTCTGGCGGGAGCACCGGGGCCGCAGCGACTGGGAGCTGACCCGACACGTCGGCGCACACCTCGCCCGAGAGGACGTCACGTCGTGACCACCACCCTCCCGACCGCCGCGGCGCCCGCGGCGGCGCCCCCCACCGCCCCAACCCCCCTCAGACCCGTCCTGCGACTGCGCCGCTCCCGCCCGGACCTGCTGCTGTGCGGGGCGCTGCTGGCCGCGGTCCTGCTCGTCCAGGGCTGGAACACCCCCGGCTTCCCCGCGCTCAGCGACGACGAGGGCACCTACCTCGCCCAGGCCTGGGCCGTGCAGCAGGGCGAGGGGCTCGCCCACTACACCTACTGGTACGACCACCCGCCGCTGGGCTGGATCCAGCTGGCCGCGCTCACCTGGCCGGCCTCGCTGTTCTCCCCCGGCACCCTGACGGTCGCCCCGATGCGCGGCGCCATGCTGCTGGTGACGGCGGCGAGCGCGGTGCTGGTGTACGTGCTCGGGCGGCGGCTGGGGCTCGCGCCCTGGGCGGCGGGGCTGGGCATGCTGCTCTTCGGGCTGTCCCCGCTGGCCGTGGTGCTCCAGCGGGAGATCTTCCTCGACAACATCGCCGTGATGTGGATCCTGCTGGCCTTCTGCCTGGCCGCCTCCCCCCGCCGCCACCTGTGGCACCACTTCGGGGCGGGACTCGCGGCCGCGGTGGCCGTGCTGTCGAAGGAGACCATGCTGGTCGTCCTGCCCGCGCTGCTGGTGACGATGTGGCGGCACAGCCACCGCGACACCCGGAAGTTCGCGGTGACGGGCGCGGTGACCGCCTGCGGGCTGGTGGGGCTCGCCTATCCGCTCTTCGCACTGCTCAACCACGAGCTCTTCCCCGGGCCCGGCCACGTGTCGCTGATCGAGGGCGTCAGGTACCAGATGAGCCGCGCGGGTTCGGGCTTCCTCCTCGACTCCGGTTCGAGCGCGCACGCGGTGCTGCGCTCCTGGCTGTACTACGACCGGGTGCTGCCGCTGTGCGGCCTGGCGGCCGCCGTGCTGCTCCTGGTCGCCGCCCGCTGCTCCCGCACCGGCCGCGCCCTGGCCGGCCCCGCGCTCGCCGCGGTGATCCTCGCGCTCGTCGCGTTGCGGCCGTCGGGCTACCTGCCGGCGATGTACGTCGTCCAGGCGCTGCCGTTCCTGGCCCTGGCGTTGGCGGCCGCGGCGACCGCGGCGACCGGCGCCCTGCTGCGGACCCGGCCGGAGGGCGGCCCGCGCTGGCGGGCGGTGCGCTGGGGGGCGGTCGGCGTGCTCGCGGCGACGGCCGCCGCGCTCGTCGTACCCCGCTGGTACGACGGCGACCGCACCGCCATGACGACCGACGCCAACGCCCCCTACCGCGGGGCCGCGCACTGGCTGCGCGACCGTGACCACGTCGCCGACCCGGCCGGCACCCGCGTGCTGGCCGACGACGCGATCTGGCTCGATCTGGTTCACGCCGGCTACCGCCCCGGCACGGGGGCCATCTGGTTCTACAAGGCCGACCTCGACCCGGCGGTCGCCGCGACCCTGCCGCGCGGCTGGCGGGACGTCGACTACGTGGTCGCCTCGCCAACGGTGCGGCGGGACGCGGCGACGCTGCCGCTGGTGCGGGCGGCGCTGGAGCACTCGGAGGCGGTGGCCTCCTTCGGCGAGGGCGAGGACCGGATCGAGATCCGCCGCGTGGCGGGGGCCGGGCGGTCCCTCACGAAGACGAAGGGGGAAGCATGACCCTGAACGTGACCCCGCCCCGCCGGAGGGCCCGCCGGGAGAGACACCGACGGCGTCTGTCGGCCGCCACGGCCCTCCTCCTCGCCTCCGGCGCCTCCTTCGGCCTGCTGCTGGCCACGCCCGGCCCGGCACGGGCGGGCACGAACCTGGTGAACAACCCGGGTTTCGAGGCCGTACGGGCCACGGACACGCTGCCCACCTGCTGGGAGAGCTCCGGCTGGGGCGACAACGACGCGACCGTCACCACCACCGGCCAGGCCCACAGCGGCACCAGGGCGCTGACCGTCTCGGTCACGCGCCGGGTGACCGGCGACCGCAAGGCGCTGATGGCCGAGGACCCGGCCTGTGCGCCCGGTGTGGCGCCGTCCCACCAGTACGACCTGTCCCTCTGGTACAAGAGCACCACGCCGGACGCGTCCATCACCGTCTTCCGCCACGACGCCAAGGCGGGCTGGCAGTACTGGACCGACCTCAAGTCCCTGCCGGTCAGCGAGCAGTACGCGCGCGTGGAGGTCCGTACGCCCGTCGTCCCGCCCGGCACCGACCAGATCACCTGGGGTGTCTCCGTCTACGGCACGGGCACGGTCACCACCGACGACTACGACATGCAGGACGTCACGCAGGCACCGCCCGACGACGACTGCACCGCCGGGAAGGCCTGCACCAAGGGCAGCTGGGCGGTCATGCCGTTCAGGAACCCGGTCCGCAGCATGCACTCGGTCGTCCTGCACAACGGCAAGGTGCTGCTGGTCGCCGGCTCCGGCAACGACCCGGACCTGTTCAAAGCCGGCACGTTCACCTCGGCGCTGTACGACCCGAGGACCGGCGCCATGAAGACGATCCCCACACCGGTCGACATGTTCTGCGCCGGCCACGTGCAGCTCTCGGACGGCCGGGTGCTCATCATGAGCGGCAACAAGGCCTACCCGGCGGCGGACGGCAGCCACGGGTAC is a window encoding:
- a CDS encoding 6-phospho-beta-glucosidase — translated: MRLTILGGGGFRVPLVHRALLEDARRGAPGRCTELVLHDTDSARMRVIAAVLEARAAGVPGAPSVRMTDDLDDAVRGADFVFSAIRVGGTAGRVLDERVPLAEGVLGQETVGAGGVLYGLRTVPVALRIAERIAELAPEAWVINFTNPAGLVTEAMSAALGERVIGICDSPVGLVRRAARAAGADPERVGYDYVGLNHLGWLRGLSVDGRELLPGLLADDGALASFEEGKLFGARWLRALGALPNEYLHYYYFRRETLASVREAAQTRGEFLDRQQGDFFTGATAEPHRASELWERARLRREETYMAESRAASGGWERDSCDLEGGGYDRVAVALMRAIAGDESTRLILNVPNGTTVPALAPETIVETVCDVSAKGAHPVPCAPLREDQLGLMLQLKAVERATIEAALRPGSDAALRALALHPLVDSPAVAARILERAGH
- a CDS encoding HAD family acid phosphatase, translated to MSSPSPKSKRLRVAAAVAAVAAGAGLYTAGAATAEHSVPRSDKEIPNLTQVQDKIKAYYGDTVDASGQHYASADGNYAKQVAGIEKKAKAQLEKVVKSKNHKGGKPAIVLDLDDTTLLTYNYELQQGFHFTPESQDAYLKSTDMAPVFGMPTLVNWAQSKGIEVFYVTGRGEHQREWSARNLKNVGYKPVADTTHFFLKNKQNPPAYLPCGAKCTTVEYKAGTRKYIESKGFDIVANFGDQYSDLQGGHADRTYKMPNPMYYLP
- a CDS encoding S-(hydroxymethyl)mycothiol dehydrogenase, translating into MAQEVRGVIAPGKNQPVRVETIVIPDPGPGEAVVKVQACGVCHTDLHYKQGGINDDFPFLLGHEAAGVVEAVGEGVSEVAPGDFVVLNWRAVCGQCRACKRGRPQYCFDTHNARQKMTLKDGTELSPALGIGAFAEKTLVAAGQCTKVDPGVSPAVAGLLGCGVMAGIGAAINTGGVGRGDSVAVIGCGGVGDAAIAGSRLAGAARIVAVDIDDRKLETALRMGATHTVNSRTTDPVEAIRELTGGFGADVVIEAVGRPETYKQAFYARDLAGTVVLVGVPTPEMTLELPLLDVFGRGGALKSSWYGDCLPSRDFPMLIDLHQQGRLDLGAFVTETIGLGDVEKAFERMHAGDVLRSVVVF
- a CDS encoding carbohydrate kinase family protein; this translates as MTVPSPHPAGSPEERFEGAAPVLDPLAEVRSESDPLTDVYLTGTVFLDIIFTGLDSAPVRGTESWARGMGSSPGGIANMATALARLGLRTSLAAAFGDDMYGEYCWESLSRGEGIDLSLSRTVPGWHSPVTVSMAYEGERTMVSHGHEAPPPEEPAPECPPPARGCVALLVPGRQEEWIATAARRGSRVFADVGWDETGRWDPADLADLEHCEAFLPNAEEAMRYTRTDDPRAAARALADKVPVAVVTMGERGAYAVDGGTGESAEVPAIAVEALDPTGAGDVFVAGFVTGTLAGWPLADRLAFAGLTAALSVQEFGGSLSAPGWVEIAAWWQHVRSFDDQTRSTLRRYAFLDGVLPAAARPWPLRRAVPTLGFRCP
- a CDS encoding PhoH family protein, producing MTQTPTRAQATAHFTVPAKHPMVTVLGSGDALLRVIENAFPSTDIHVRGNEISVAGGAREVALVQRLFAEMMLVLRTGQPMTEDAVERSIAMLRDEAKGVETPAEVLTQNILSSRGRTIRPKTLNQKRYVDAIDKHTVVFGIGPAGTGKTYLAMAKAVQALQSKQVNRIILTRPAVEAGERLGFLPGTLYEKIDPYLRPLYDALHDMLDPDSIPRLMAAGTIEVAPLAYMRGRAQPVFTNVLTPDGWRPIGDLQVGDLVIGSNGEPTPVLGVYPQGEKDIYRVTAQDGSWTLCCGEHLWTVRTAADKRRDKPWRVLETQEMIGKLRAAHARRYELPMLTAPVCFPEREVPMDPYALGLLLGDGCLTGRTTPAFSTEDPELASALEAALPGIQVRWKSGADYTLNRVKAPGDVVTLENPVTGLLRTMDLVGTRSHSKFIPDEYLRNSAEVRLGVLQGLLDSDGGPIAQAGRTCRIQYTTTSIMLRDDVISLVRSLGGVAYTRRRAAEGRTPGRARGRDVHHRHDAHIVDIRLPEGLEPFRLARKAEKYRASGGGGRPMRFIDSIEPAGREEAVCIQVAAEDSLYVTQDYLLTHNTLNDAFIILDEAQNTSPEQMKMFLTRLGFDSKIVITGDVTQIDLPGGTKSGLRQVREILDGVPDVHFSMLTSQDVVRHKLVGRIVDAYEQYDSRNGK